From the Candidatus Zixiibacteriota bacterium genome, the window TGTACTGCCTCAGTCGCCTGCTGCTGCGCGGCCGCTTCCTGCTGACGTTGCATATCTTCCTGGGCCTCTCGGGTTACGGCCGATTCGCCGGGAAGAACCGTCGAAGCTCCGCCACGCCCGGCCGACATCAACGACAGCCCCAGGCATGATACCATATAAAATACCGCCAGAAACGTCGTCGCCCTGGATAAAAACGAAGCGGCGCCGCGACCGCCGAACACCGCTCCCGAAAGAGCGCCGCCGCCGAACGCGCCGGCCAGTCCTTCACCCTTCGCCGACTGCATCAAAACCACGATAATTAGCAGAATGCAGATTACCACATGAATCATAATCATAATTGTAAACACCGTTTGTACCTCCGGTTATTTCATCATCGCCTTGACAATCGCCGCGAATTCATCCGCTTTCAAACTGGCTCCGCCTATCAGCGCGCCGTCAATATTTTCTTTGGCAAATAATCCTTCGGCGTTCGATGATTTCACCGACCCGCCATACAGAATCGACACCTCTTCAGCAATCGTCTTATCGAATTTATCGGC encodes:
- the secG gene encoding preprotein translocase subunit SecG — its product is MFTIMIMIHVVICILLIIVVLMQSAKGEGLAGAFGGGALSGAVFGGRGAASFLSRATTFLAVFYMVSCLGLSLMSAGRGGASTVLPGESAVTREAQEDMQRQQEAAAQQQATEAVQQQGEAAEDIFNIPPAEDPVPDSQ